A genomic window from Denticeps clupeoides chromosome 11, fDenClu1.1, whole genome shotgun sequence includes:
- the lzts1 gene encoding leucine zipper putative tumor suppressor 1 isoform X2 produces MGSVSSLISSHGLNSKHCRTSEHKLKKGPHSKKTGRSLDGVLRYGFSQDPITATNNNSKGGVFRSGKNEDFYYIKVSRKPKSSHHRNTPADDREGGTDDVDTNRGQTPSDLVHQSSELEKSVDKALIRPTAFKPVHPKSNSSMETHHSLNTILGRKFSPPEKSKEVPEHNQDVGLGTLSDSGHNSMSSLPTHSTGGSSLLDSTGTSTGHLVRYSGSSQNMSPSQHLHGTGTNGSTWISGSSGINGINIMSTRASSILDENVSAAINLNRDIAAAASPFQPQLGLFPDPAGPTKSKSTTPTPDVGCIRSPITTDESLIQQLERKLQERESELQELQVCFDDKEADTCQLFEEKQRYCAEEMEVLKQRCSTKIRQASQRAQKTQQLLQLQVIQLQQDKERLQEEVDQLSHDRENAETRLRNYESQKIQLTPTLEEMQWEVCQKTGEISLLKQQLKDSQAEVGHKLSEIVALKASLREANSKMDDVEKKNKEQEEALHTRCTEVEVCQNELQRKKNEANLLREKVGRLETDIKGMKQDLTLAKEEQVKLLSSRATLEEEHLQLQIAKAKMEVFGGNRAKMRDQEVPGECGLLTDEKGRTGDTDSLQTEVERLRSELLDEKQKKDKMVSGFQLERQTWNKEKDKVIRYQKQLQYNYLQMHKKNQDLEKILRELTAEMDSRPELDIEVQSPPIRYNSMVVTDMRF; encoded by the exons ATGGGAAGTGTCAGCAGTTTGATATCCAGCCACGGCCTCAACAGTAAACACTGCCGAACCTCCGAACACAAGCTGAAGAAGGGTCCGCACTCCAAAAAAACGGGCAGGAGCCTGGACGGCGTGCTGAGGTATGGCTTCTCTCAGGACCCCATAACTGCCACCAACAACAACTCGAAAGGAGGAGTCTTCCGTTCGGGCAAAAACGAGGACTTCTATTACATCAAGGTGAGCCGAAAGCCCAAGTCCAGTCACCATAGAAACACGCCTGCAGACGACCGGGAGGGAGGGACAGACGATGTGGACACAAACAGAGGTCAAACACCTTCAGACCTGGTACACCAGTCAAGTGAACTAGAGAAG AGTGTTGACAAGGCTTTGATCCGCCCCACAGCATTCAAGCCAGTCCATCCCAAAAGCAACTCATCCATGGAGACCCACCACAGCCTCAACACAATCCTAGGCAGGAAGTTCAGTCCGCCTGAAAAATCCAAAGAAGTCCCTGAGCACAATCAGGACGTGGGGTTGGGGACACTGTCAGACTCAGGGCACAACTCCATGTCCAGCCTGCCGACCCATAGCACAGGGGGCAGTAGCCTACTGGACAGCACTGGCACCTCCACAGGCCACTTAGTGAGGTACAGCGGGTCATCCCAAAACATGAGTCCTTCCCAACACCTGCATGGAACTGGAACCAATGGATCTACCTGGATCAGTGGCAGCAGTGGCATTAATGGGATTAACATCATGAGCACAAGAGCTTCAAGCATCCTTGATGAGAACGTTTCAGCAGCAATTAACCTAAATAGGGACatagcagcagcagcgtctCCCTTTCAGCCACAACTGGGCTTGTTTCCTGATCCTGCAGGTCCAACAAAGTCCAAGTCCACCACCCCGACTCCGGACGTGGGCTGCATTCGCTCACCCATCACTACCGATGAGTCCCTGATCCAGCAGCTGGAGCGGAAGCTTCAGGAGCGAGAGTCGGAGCTACAGGAGCTGCAGGTGTGCTTCGACGACAAGGAGGCCGACACGTGCCAGCTGTTTGAAGAGAAGCAGCGCTATTGCGCTGAGGAGATGGAGGTCCTGAAGCAGCGCTGCTCCACCAAGATCAGGCAGGCATCCCAGAGAGCCCAGAAGacacagcagctccttcagctgcAGGTCATTCAGCTCCAGCAGGACAAGGAGCGTCTCCAGGAGGAGGTGGACCAGCTCAGCCACGACAGGGAAAATGCAGAGACCAGGCTCAGGAACTACGAGAGCCAGAAGATCCAGCTAACTCCTACTCTGGAGGAGATGCAGTGGGAG GTGTGCCAGAAGACAGGCGAGATCTCGCTGCTGAAGCAGCAGCTCAAGGATTCACAGGCAGAGGTGGGACACAAGCTGAGTGAGATCGTCGCCTTGAAAGCTTCGCTCAGAGAGGCTAACAGCAAAATGGACGATGTTGAGAAGAAGAACAAGGAGCAAGAGGAGGCCCTTCACACTCGCTGTACTGAAGTTGAG GTCTGCCAGAATGAGctacaaagaaagaaaaatgaagccAACCTTCTGAGGGAAAAGGTTGGTCGTCTGGAGACAGACATCAAGGGCATGAAGCAGGACCTGACACTGGCCAAGGAGGAGCAGGTTAAACTACTGAGCAGCCGAGCCACACTGGAGGAGGAGCATTTGCAGCTACAGATCGCCAAGGCAAAGATGGAGGTCTTTGGTGGCAACAGAGCAAAAATGAGGGACCAGGAGGTGCCAGGAGAGTGTGGACTGCTGACAGATGAGAAGGGGCGGACAGGAGACACAGACAGCCTGCAGACAGAAGTGGAGAGACTGCGATCAGAATTACTGGACGAGAAGCAAAAGAAAGACAAGATGGTCAGCGGTTTCCAACTGGAGAGACAGACCTGGAACAAGGAGAAAGACAAGGTCATAAGGTACCAGAAACAGCTACAGTACAACTACCTGCAGATGCACAAGAAGAACCAAGACCTGGAGAAGATCCTCCGCGAACTGACTGCAGAAATGGACAGTAGGCCCGAACTTGACATTGAGGTCCAAAGCCCTCCCATTCGCTACAACAGCATGGTTGTCACAGACATGAGATTTTGA
- the lzts1 gene encoding leucine zipper putative tumor suppressor 1 isoform X1, translated as MRRPRPLLYGPLLTASNVVRSLKDTHARAHTRTHTHTPTLRKEAQDPGAGPYLPEPSEPLSICKWDGWKEGYESFALSSSFSQSVQPLYICGHHFLRILTHALGTMGSVSSLISSHGLNSKHCRTSEHKLKKGPHSKKTGRSLDGVLRYGFSQDPITATNNNSKGGVFRSGKNEDFYYIKVSRKPKSSHHRNTPADDREGGTDDVDTNRGQTPSDLVHQSSELEKSVDKALIRPTAFKPVHPKSNSSMETHHSLNTILGRKFSPPEKSKEVPEHNQDVGLGTLSDSGHNSMSSLPTHSTGGSSLLDSTGTSTGHLVRYSGSSQNMSPSQHLHGTGTNGSTWISGSSGINGINIMSTRASSILDENVSAAINLNRDIAAAASPFQPQLGLFPDPAGPTKSKSTTPTPDVGCIRSPITTDESLIQQLERKLQERESELQELQVCFDDKEADTCQLFEEKQRYCAEEMEVLKQRCSTKIRQASQRAQKTQQLLQLQVIQLQQDKERLQEEVDQLSHDRENAETRLRNYESQKIQLTPTLEEMQWEVCQKTGEISLLKQQLKDSQAEVGHKLSEIVALKASLREANSKMDDVEKKNKEQEEALHTRCTEVEVCQNELQRKKNEANLLREKVGRLETDIKGMKQDLTLAKEEQVKLLSSRATLEEEHLQLQIAKAKMEVFGGNRAKMRDQEVPGECGLLTDEKGRTGDTDSLQTEVERLRSELLDEKQKKDKMVSGFQLERQTWNKEKDKVIRYQKQLQYNYLQMHKKNQDLEKILRELTAEMDSRPELDIEVQSPPIRYNSMVVTDMRF; from the exons ATGAgacggccccgcccccttttgtACGGTCCCCTCCTGACTGCCAGCAATGTGGTGCGTTCACTCAAggacacacacgcgcgcgcacacacacgcacacacacacacacacccacactgcgAAAGGAGGCGCAGGACCCTGGAGCGGGACCTTATCTTCCGGAGCCTTCCGAGCCGCTGTCA ATTTGCAAATGGGACGGTTGGAAAGAGGGCTATGAATCTTTCGCTTTATCATCATCGTTTAGTCAAAGTGTCCAGCCATTATACATCTGTGGTCACCACTTCCTCCGGATCCTCACCCATGCACTTGGAACCATGGGAAGTGTCAGCAGTTTGATATCCAGCCACGGCCTCAACAGTAAACACTGCCGAACCTCCGAACACAAGCTGAAGAAGGGTCCGCACTCCAAAAAAACGGGCAGGAGCCTGGACGGCGTGCTGAGGTATGGCTTCTCTCAGGACCCCATAACTGCCACCAACAACAACTCGAAAGGAGGAGTCTTCCGTTCGGGCAAAAACGAGGACTTCTATTACATCAAGGTGAGCCGAAAGCCCAAGTCCAGTCACCATAGAAACACGCCTGCAGACGACCGGGAGGGAGGGACAGACGATGTGGACACAAACAGAGGTCAAACACCTTCAGACCTGGTACACCAGTCAAGTGAACTAGAGAAG AGTGTTGACAAGGCTTTGATCCGCCCCACAGCATTCAAGCCAGTCCATCCCAAAAGCAACTCATCCATGGAGACCCACCACAGCCTCAACACAATCCTAGGCAGGAAGTTCAGTCCGCCTGAAAAATCCAAAGAAGTCCCTGAGCACAATCAGGACGTGGGGTTGGGGACACTGTCAGACTCAGGGCACAACTCCATGTCCAGCCTGCCGACCCATAGCACAGGGGGCAGTAGCCTACTGGACAGCACTGGCACCTCCACAGGCCACTTAGTGAGGTACAGCGGGTCATCCCAAAACATGAGTCCTTCCCAACACCTGCATGGAACTGGAACCAATGGATCTACCTGGATCAGTGGCAGCAGTGGCATTAATGGGATTAACATCATGAGCACAAGAGCTTCAAGCATCCTTGATGAGAACGTTTCAGCAGCAATTAACCTAAATAGGGACatagcagcagcagcgtctCCCTTTCAGCCACAACTGGGCTTGTTTCCTGATCCTGCAGGTCCAACAAAGTCCAAGTCCACCACCCCGACTCCGGACGTGGGCTGCATTCGCTCACCCATCACTACCGATGAGTCCCTGATCCAGCAGCTGGAGCGGAAGCTTCAGGAGCGAGAGTCGGAGCTACAGGAGCTGCAGGTGTGCTTCGACGACAAGGAGGCCGACACGTGCCAGCTGTTTGAAGAGAAGCAGCGCTATTGCGCTGAGGAGATGGAGGTCCTGAAGCAGCGCTGCTCCACCAAGATCAGGCAGGCATCCCAGAGAGCCCAGAAGacacagcagctccttcagctgcAGGTCATTCAGCTCCAGCAGGACAAGGAGCGTCTCCAGGAGGAGGTGGACCAGCTCAGCCACGACAGGGAAAATGCAGAGACCAGGCTCAGGAACTACGAGAGCCAGAAGATCCAGCTAACTCCTACTCTGGAGGAGATGCAGTGGGAG GTGTGCCAGAAGACAGGCGAGATCTCGCTGCTGAAGCAGCAGCTCAAGGATTCACAGGCAGAGGTGGGACACAAGCTGAGTGAGATCGTCGCCTTGAAAGCTTCGCTCAGAGAGGCTAACAGCAAAATGGACGATGTTGAGAAGAAGAACAAGGAGCAAGAGGAGGCCCTTCACACTCGCTGTACTGAAGTTGAG GTCTGCCAGAATGAGctacaaagaaagaaaaatgaagccAACCTTCTGAGGGAAAAGGTTGGTCGTCTGGAGACAGACATCAAGGGCATGAAGCAGGACCTGACACTGGCCAAGGAGGAGCAGGTTAAACTACTGAGCAGCCGAGCCACACTGGAGGAGGAGCATTTGCAGCTACAGATCGCCAAGGCAAAGATGGAGGTCTTTGGTGGCAACAGAGCAAAAATGAGGGACCAGGAGGTGCCAGGAGAGTGTGGACTGCTGACAGATGAGAAGGGGCGGACAGGAGACACAGACAGCCTGCAGACAGAAGTGGAGAGACTGCGATCAGAATTACTGGACGAGAAGCAAAAGAAAGACAAGATGGTCAGCGGTTTCCAACTGGAGAGACAGACCTGGAACAAGGAGAAAGACAAGGTCATAAGGTACCAGAAACAGCTACAGTACAACTACCTGCAGATGCACAAGAAGAACCAAGACCTGGAGAAGATCCTCCGCGAACTGACTGCAGAAATGGACAGTAGGCCCGAACTTGACATTGAGGTCCAAAGCCCTCCCATTCGCTACAACAGCATGGTTGTCACAGACATGAGATTTTGA